Within the Enterobacter bugandensis genome, the region AACTTTGCTCCTGCGCACGGATGCCGGGCTGCATGACGATAATGCGCACCAGTTGCTGCTGGCCCGGCGCCAGTGAAGTCATCGCCGGGCTGGTGACCACCTCCCCGGTGGACACCAGCACATCTTTACCGTTTTTTTGCGTCCATTCGTATACCCGAATCTGCGCATTGATGGCCGCTCTCCCACTGTTTGTGAGATAGACCGCCGCTGCCCGCTGGTCGCTCTGCAGATCGAGCGTTACCGGGGCCACCTGAAGCGTGGCGGCCAGCGCGTAGCGCGACAGCAGCGCCAGCATCATGAGCCACAGAATGAAGCAGGGAAGGTAGCGACGCACGATCAGTACTCCAGGTTTAACGTGATATCGTCGCTGTAGTTCCCTGCCTGGGCGGTTGTCAGCGCCCCGGCGTCAATGACGCCATACAGCGTTTCTTCCTGTTCCGCACCGTTGCCGGTATCGTCCAGACCAGTCGTCTCGTTGATTTGCTTCTGTTTGCCTTCGTCAGCAAAGAGTTTCCACGCAATCTTCTGCGCCCCGGTTTCGCCGTTTTCCGGCTTCAGCCAGAAGGTGCCGCTTTCGCCGTCGGGGCTGGTGGCGGTGAGGGTGAACGGCGTGCCGTTGGTACAGACGATATCGACCTGCGTTTTGGCCAGGATTTCGCTCGACTCATCGGAGCCGTGACGCGAGAAGTTGAGGTCGTTGGCTTTGAGGGTGCACGACTTCACGACCTCAAGTGATACATGCATCGTCGCGCTTGCGGTACTGTCTGCGGCGATCGCAGCAGCAGGAAGCAGGAGCGCGGAACAACATACAGCGGTGGGAATAATTTTCATGATCTTATTTCCTGACGTGAGTAACAGTGCAATTACAAAGCGAATGACTGAGCGTCCAGCAGGCAGCGTTTTTGATGGCATTCCGCCAGGGTATGGCAGCAAAAAGTGGGGCAAGGCCATAAGCAGGCGTTGCCGCGCAGAACGATGACCCGATCGCCAGCATTCAAAATGAAAGGGGTCATTTTCTCCCCCACAGATAGCCCTGGCCGTAATCGGCCGCGCTCGCGCAGGCCAGCGCGAAATCACCCGCGGTTTCGATGCCTTCGATCAGCACCTTGCTGGCGACGCGCTTGCACTCGCGGGTGAGATGCAGAAACTTCGCCTGCTCGGTCCGTCCGTTCCAGAAGGTATGTTTGTCAATTTTGATGCCGCAGAAGCGGATCTGGCTGGTCAGCAGGTCGGGAAGTAGGTCTTCGCAGACATCGTCTGCCCACACTTCTATCCCCCACTGATGGAGCGTCGCGATGCATTTCCTCAGCGCCTGGCTTTGCGTAACGTCGAGTTGGACCATCGTATGGAGATCGGTGATCTCGATAGCAAGTTTCTCCGGGCACGGGGTTTCTTCTTTTAGCCTGTCGAGGAAGTCCGTTTCCAGCAGTAAATCCGATGCTGCATTGAGGTAATACTTGTCGCCATCCTTGCAAAACATGGCGTGACGAAGCTGCGCAAAGAAGTGCGCTTTACGCTGCGTCGCCGACATCGAGCCAAAGTAATCTTCAAGATTGACGTTGGGCTTTGCCGTGGACAATACCTCCCAGGCAATCACATTTTCAGTGCGCAGTGCCCAGATGGATTCGAACTTATAGCCGGTTAGCATGATAAACGTGCGTAACGCTCCGTGGTGATTTAAGGAGCTTGGAATTTTACGGATATGGATTTTGGCGGGATATTTATAGATTAAAATGGCTGATATAAAGTGTTTTAATCTAA harbors:
- a CDS encoding Csu type fimbrial protein; translation: MKIIPTAVCCSALLLPAAAIAADSTASATMHVSLEVVKSCTLKANDLNFSRHGSDESSEILAKTQVDIVCTNGTPFTLTATSPDGESGTFWLKPENGETGAQKIAWKLFADEGKQKQINETTGLDDTGNGAEQEETLYGVIDAGALTTAQAGNYSDDITLNLEY
- a CDS encoding EAL domain-containing protein; the encoded protein is MLTGYKFESIWALRTENVIAWEVLSTAKPNVNLEDYFGSMSATQRKAHFFAQLRHAMFCKDGDKYYLNAASDLLLETDFLDRLKEETPCPEKLAIEITDLHTMVQLDVTQSQALRKCIATLHQWGIEVWADDVCEDLLPDLLTSQIRFCGIKIDKHTFWNGRTEQAKFLHLTRECKRVASKVLIEGIETAGDFALACASAADYGQGYLWGRK